The following DNA comes from Methanothermus fervidus DSM 2088.
ATATCTCTCACAAAAGGTACCTTCAGAGCAATGTTTGAATAACCTTCATCAATTAACTCTATTAGAGCTTTTAACTCAGCTTTTAAAATTTCAGTTTCTTTTAGATCTCTCGTAATACCTCTATATCCTAAAAGTGGGTTAGGTTCTTTTGGTTCTTTACTACCCTCTAAAGCTGTTAATTCATCTGTTGGTATGTCAAAAGTTCTAATCCAAACAGGTTTTGGATAAAACGAATCAACAACTTTCCTAAGACCATCAACTAAAGTTTTTGTTAATTTTCCTTCCTTAAGGAGTTTATGAGGATGTTTTCCTGTTTCGATGACCATATTCTCTATTCTAACAGATCCAACACCATCTGCATATGGTGCTGCTCTCTCTGCTAATTCAGGTACATTAATATTAATTTTTAAATCTATTCCTGTCTTTGGTTGTGGTAATTCTTCAATTTTTTCTTCTAATTCCATTATACCTTTATATACTCTTCCAGTTTTTCCATCTACAGTTACTATCATCCCATCTTTTAAAACTTTTGTTGCTTTCTCAGTGCCTACAATACAAGGAATTTTTAATTCTCTAAGAACAATAGCAACATGACTTGTCAATCCACCATAATCTGTAACTACTCCTGCCACCCTTTTAAGGTGAGGTATCATATCCCTAGATGCTTTCTTGACAACTACTACTTCTCCACTCTCTATTTTCCTTATATCTTCTTTTTTATGTATTTTTCTTACTCTTCCACTATTAACATATGGACTAGCTCCTATACCTTTAGTTAATATCATATTATACCTCTTCTAATTCTAAATTATCAACAAAAACGTAATTTTTATTTTCAAATTTATATATATTTATTCACATGAAAAATAATTGATGAAGAAAAAACTATTTTTTCCTAAATTAATAATGAAAAATTAATTTTTCGTTAAAATTATATACTAAAACTGAAAAAAATAATTAAAGGTGGTTAAAATGCCAAGATTTAGCACCTGGAAACTTAAATTAAGGATGTTCTTAGCAGTGGCAATATTATTTGGAATCCTGTATGCATTGTTAAGCGTAATTGGAATTTACGCCGGAATCAAAAGTCCTTTAATATATATCCTACTAGCTTTATTCATAGTGTTTATCCAATACTTAATATCTCCAAAAATTGTTGAAATGGGCATGAACATACATTATGTTTCTCCACAAGAAGCTCCAGAATTACATTCAATTGTTGAAGAATTAGCAAGGAATGCTGGAATTCCAAAACCTAAAGTTGGAATAGCCGAAATATCAATACCAAATGCGTTTGCATTTGGAAGAAGTAAAAGAGATGGAAGGGTCTGCGTAACACGAGGTATATTGAATCTACTAGATAAAGAAGAATTAAAAGCAGTTTTAGGCCATGAAATATCACATATAAGACACAATGACATGATAGTAATGACTTTTATCAGTGTAGTACCACTAATATGTTATTGGATATTCCAAAGTATGTACTGGGGAAGTCTAATGGACAGGGACAGAGGTTCCTCATTAGCAATAATTGGAATTCTAGCTTTCATTGCATACATGATAGGACAGCTCTTAGTACTCTTTGTCTCAAGAATTAGAGAATATTATGCAGATTTAGGAAGTGTGGAAATTGGTGGAAAACCACATAAACTAGCAAGTGCATTATATAAATTAGTTTATGGGTCAGCAGTCGTAAGTAAAGAAAACAAAGAAGAAGTAAATCAAGTTTCTGGATTTAAAGCTTTCTTTTTAAATGATATTAATCAGGCAGGACATGAAATAAAAGATCTAAAACAAGTTGACATGGACATGAATGGTACAATAAGCAGGGAAGAGCTCGAGAGGCTTAGATACACTCCCGTAAAAATAGGTCTAACAGAGAAAATACTAGAAATCTTTTCAACACATCCTAACACCTTAAAAAGGATTAAAAGATTGTCCGAATTAACAACGTCTGTTTAACTACACCAATGACATTTGAACGTGGTAGCCATGTATTAAGAGGAGTTTCAGTGATAACTTCGTTTGGTAAATAAATTTTTTTAACAGACTTATTATCACTAACTAAATATACCATATCTCCTTCTATCTTACCAACTCTCTTAACAATAAGGCCATAAACCGGATGTTTAGCTATTACAATGTCCCCCACTTTAAAATCTTTTGTTTTTACCGCAATGATTTCTTGTCCATTTTTTAATGTTGGATACATGGAATCTCCACTTACTATGGCAAACATTGGCAATTTGTCTTCACCAAATTGAGATATTATCTTAACATTCACATCTTTATACCCATATTTTTCCGCAATGTTTTTAACATTTTCTTTTATGGATTCAACGGTACTGTCAGGATCATAAATTGCTGCTGAAACATAATTAGATATTTCATGTAACATTTCAGGAGGGGGAGGATTGATGAAAAAATTGGATATTTTTATATCTGATGTTGTTCCATTTGTCTCTATTATTATATTTAGACGATGAAAACTCATATCCTGGAAATTATCACTTGCAAAACCTATCAAAAATAATATAAGTAGGAATATACCAATCCACAAGATTTTTTTCAAGGCCTCACCTCACTTCAAAAATTTTAATTAAAGACCTCGTTGTTTTAATATCAAGTTGTCCCGGAGCTGTTTTTATATTTCCACTAGCAAATGTAATTGGAGAGCCAAAAAGATGAGCTACTACACGAGTAAATTTTCCTAATTCACCCATAGCAATACCAATCACATTTTTTTCTTTATTCATTACTTTTAGCAATGTAAGAACGTCGTCCATATTTTTAGGCATTACAGCAACCTTTGCAATATCTCCAATTTTTTTCTCTTTTTTAATAATTTTTATTAATTTATTTTCACTAGGAGTTTTTTCAAAATCATGAAATGATATTATGCTTTTATTTGAAACCTCTATAACTCTATTTCTATACTTATCCTTCGTAGATAATTCAATATCTGTGTAATCTGCATATTTTGCTGCAGTGGAAAGTAATTTTATTCTATCAACTTCCTTTCCTCTAAAATATCCACCTTCTTTTCTACACCGGTTAGTTACTATACTTGGAAAATCTACATTCTTCATAAGTTTTTTAATGTCATCCACACTAGGGTTTCTCAATGCATCTAATCTAAGTTCTATTATGTCTGCTCCTTCTTCAATATATTGTTTAGCAGATTCCAACATTTTATCTATATTTTCTTCAAATGCAGGCACACAAATTTTTATTTTCATCTTAAACCCCATATTTTTTAATTTTTTACATTACTTACAATTTTATTTTTGATATGTTTTCGGATCCGAAAAATTTATATATGAGTAAAATTAATTATCGATATGTCGGAATGAGGTTTCCGACTTCCATGAAATAGTTGGAGGTGTTAAAAAATGGATCCAATAAATGCAGGTGATACTGCTTGGATGCTTGTATCTACAGCTTTAGTGTTGCTAATGACAGTTCCAGGGGTAGCAATATTCTATGCAGGACTAGTAAGAAAAGAAAATGTATTAAACACAATATTTATGTCGTTTATTGCATTTGCAATAACAAGCATTATATGGGTAATTTATGGATTCCCACTGGCTTTTGGCCAAGACATAAATGGAATAATAGGAGCTCCAGTAAATATTTTGACGAATGGTCTTAACACCAATTCAACACACACTTGCACCTACAATACCTGCATTTATCTACATAGCATTTCAATTGACTTTTGCAGCAATAACAGTGGCATTAATATCCGGTGCAGTTGTAGAAAGAATGAAATTTTCAGCATGGATGATATTCGTAGCATTATGGGTAAGCCTCGTCTACGTACCAATAGCACATTGGGTCTGGGGCGGAGGATTCCTATCAAAATTAGGTGCACTTGACTTTGCAGGAGGTACTGTAGTACATATAAATTCAGGTATTGCAGCTCTAGCGCTAGCATTATTACTAGGTAAAAGGAAGGATACAAGGTTGTTACCTCATCACCTTGGATATGCAGCAATAGGTGCTGCACTACTATGGTTTGGATGGTTTGGATTTAATGCAGGGTCAGCGTTGACAGCAGGTGGACTTGCAGCATCAGCATTTTTAGTAACTAATACAGCAACTGCAGCTGCAATGATTTCATGGGTAATTTTAGATTACCTAAAAACAGGTAAACCAACATTACTAGGGGCATTGTCAGGTATAGTAGCAGGTCTTGTAGCTATAACACCAGCTGCAGGTTTCGTTACAGTTCCAGCAGCTATCATAATAGGTTTAGTTACAAGTGTATTCTCATACTTTGCAGTGTCTTACCTCAAACCAAAGCTAGGATACGACGATGCACTTGATGTATTTGGTATACATGGTGTTTCAGGTATATGGGGATCAATAGCAACAGGTCTGTTTGCAGCTCCATTCATAAACCCATTAGGTAAAGGACTGTTCTACGGTAATCCAAGTCAAGTGCTTATACAACTTTTAGCTGTAGCAACTGTACTTGTATATTCCTTTGTAGTTACTTTAATAATAGGTAAATTAATAGACATAACCATAGGACTACGTGTATCTGAAAAAGAAGAAATAGAAGGACTAGATACAAACCTCCATGAAGAAACCGGATACAGATTATGATTTGTTTGAGTAAATGTAGGTGGTATTATAAATGAAAATGATAACTGCGATAATAAGGCCCGAAAAACTTGAAGTCGTTAAGAAAAGTTTAGAAAAAATCGGATATCGTGGAATGACTGTCACAGAAGTTAAAGGTTGTGGTAGACAATTAGGAATGACTGAAAGTTATAGAGGAAAGGAATATAGGGTTGACCTCTTACCAAAAACAAAAATTGAGATAGTTGTAGAAGATGATAAAGTAGAGGAGGTTATTCAAACTATAAGGGAAAATGCAAAAACTGGAAATATAGGGGATGGAAAAATATTTATATCAAACATTGAAGACGTAATAAGAGTAAGAACTGGAGAAAGAGGCGAGGATGCGCTTTAGCATCCTCCATTTATTTAATTTTTTATTAAAAAATGAAGGAGGTCAGGAAAAATGGCCACAATCGAAGAAATAATAAAAAAAATAGAAGAAAATGATATTAAATTTCTTAGACTCCAATTTGTAGACATTCATGGAAATTTCAAAAACCTGGCAGTTCCAATTAACAAGCCTGATGACGTAGAAGACATTGTTAAAGACGGTGTATTGTTTGATGGATCATCAATTGAAGGATTCGTTGAAATAAATGAAAGTGATTTGCTTTTAAAACCAGATATAGACACATTTTCAACCCTTCCATGGAGACCTGAAGAAAAAGGAGTTGCTAGATTTATTTGCGATGTATATTGGCCTGAAGGAAAACCATTTGATGGAGATCCCAGAGGCAGACTAAAAAGAGTCTTAGAAGAATATAGGAAAAAAGAAGGGTATGAATATAATGTTGGACCCGAACCAGAATTTTACATTGTGAAAAAAAATGAAAATGGAGAAATAGTTCCTTGTGATGATGCAACATATTTCGATGTTGAACCAGCAGATAAAGCTACAGACATAAGAAGAGAACTAGTACTTGCCTTAGAGAAATTAAATTTTGATATAGAAATGAGCCATCATGAAGTCGGTCCTGGACAACATGAAATCGATTTTAGATTTGATAATGCATTAAAGACTGCTGACGCAGTCATGACATTTAAACAAGCAATAAAAGCAATTGTACATAAAATGGGTTACATTGTTACTTTCATGCCAAAACCATTCCAAGGAGAAAATGGAAGTGGTATGCATTGTCACCAATCATTGTTCAAAAAAGGTGAAAACATATTTTATGATCCAGATACTCCAACAAAATTGTCAGAAACTGCATTTTACTTCATAGGAGGTTTACTAGAACATGCAAAAGCACTAGCAGCTGTATGTGCACCTACAGTTAATTCCTATAAGAGATTAGTTCCTGGATATGAGGCACCTGTTTACATTTCATATGGATTCAAAAACAGGTCAGCATTAATCAGAGTACCAGCAGCAAGAGGAAAAGCAACACGTATAGAATTCAGACTTCCTGATCCATCATGTAACCCATACCTTGCGTTTGTTGCCATGCTTGAAGCTGGTATGGATGGTATTAAAAATAAAATAGATCCTGGCGATCCTGTTGATCTTAATATTTATAAGCTTAGTGAAGATGAACTTAAAAAATTGGGTATAGATGTCCTACCTTCCAGTCTTTGGGAAGCATATCATGCATTAGAAGAAGATGAAGTTGTCAGCTCAGCTTTAGGTGAATACATATATGAGAAATTCTATTCCTTCAAGAAGAAAGAATGGGATGACTACAGATCCCAAGTATTTAAATATGAAATAGATAGGTACCTAAACATTTAATTTTTTGTCTTTTTCTTTTTTTCTTTTTTTAATTTGTTAACACATCCTAAATAAATTTAGCCATGTCTAACTCGGAAGTATCAAATGGATCTAAAAAATCTATTTAGAAAAAAATCTTCCGAACTAATTATCAAGGAAACCGAAGCAAAAGAACATAAATTAAAAAAGGCATTAAGCGTATATGACTTGATCGCATTAGGTATTGGTGCAATTATTGGAAGTGGTATATATGTAGTTACTGGCATTGCAGCTGTCAAAGCAGGTCCAGCAGTTATATTATCATTTATTTTAGCAGCAATAGCATGTGCATTTGCTGCAGTTTCTTATGCTGAACTGGCATCAATGTTTCCAATTACAGGTTCAACATACAATTATGCCTATGTTGCAATGGGAGAATTTTTTGCGTGGATTATAGGCTGGGATTTAATACTTGAATATGTTTTTTGCTTACCAGCTGTTGCAGTGGGATGGTCAGGATACTTCACAAATTTATTAGCCAGTGTTGGAATAAATATTCCTAATTATTTAGCCAATTCTTTTTTACAAGCACCTAATGGATTTATCAATGTTCCAGCGATTGGAATATTGTTATTTATCGCTATATTAAATTATATTGGTGTAAGAAGAGTTGCTAGTAGTAACAACCTGATGGTAGCACTTAAAATTTTAGTGCTTCTATTCTTTGTTTTTATTGCTGTTTGGCATGTAAAACCAATTAATTGGCACCCATTTATGCCATTTGGTTGGCAGGGAGTACTAGCAGGTGCAGCAATTGCATTTTATGCTTTCATAGGTTTTGATGCAGTATCTACAGCTGCTGAAGAAACAAAAAATCCTGGCAGAGACATGCCAGCAGGAATTCTTGGATCTCTAGGAATCAGTACTTTATTATATATTGCAGTCTCAATTGTTCTAACAGGTATAGTGTCTTACACTAAACTAAATAATCCAGCCCCTATTGCAGAAGCCTTAAAAATAATAGGCATGAACTGGGCATGTGGATTAATTTCATTGGGAGCCTTAGTAGCAATCACAAGTGTATTAATTGTTATGTTCTATGGTGCAACGAGAATTATATTTGCAATTTCCAGAGATGGTCTACTACCTCCAATTTTTTCTAAAGTTCATAAAAAATACAGGACCCCAAGCATATCTATAGCTTTAATTGCAATTGTAACAATGTTGACAGCCGGGTTCTTACCAATAAACATAATTGTAGAATTTGTGAATATAGGGACGATGCTAGCATTTGTTCTCACATCCCTCAGTGTAATAGTGTTAAGATATACCCAACCTGACCTACCAAGGAAATTCAAAGCACCTGGTGTACCAGTGGTACCTATTTTGGCAATAATTTCAATGCTCTTGCTTATGATGTCTCTTTCATGGGAAACATGGGTCAGACTTGTTGTGTGGTTTATAATAGGACTATTTGTGTATTTTGGATATGGAAGACACCGTAGTATATTAGCAAAAAACAATGAACAAGAATAAAAAAATTGTTTTTTCTACTTTTTTTATTTTTTAATTTTTTACTTAATAAGAGAAAGATTATATATTAAAAAATTACTTTTTATTATTAACCAAGCTTTTGGAGGATGGAAAGTTGGGAAATGTCTTGAAAGTTGGTGTAGGACAGGATAAAAATCCTAAAAAAGCTGTGGACATGGCATTGAATAATGTAGAAAATCCAGATTTAACATTGGTTTTTGCATCTTCAAATTTAAACATGGAAAAAATATATGAAACTATTAAAGATGAAGTTGGAGATAGCTGTGTAGTTGGAGGCAGTACTGCAGGAGAATTTTCATCAGTAGTTAAAGAACCAAAAGAGAATACTGTGGCTGTAATGACAATAGAAAGTCCGTATTTAGGTGTGGGAGTAGGAATAGGTGAAAAAATAAGTGAAGATCCATTCAAATGTGGAAGAACAGCAGTTCGTGATGCATATTCATCATTTAAAGGTAAGGGAACTCTATCATCATTAATGTCAGTTGCATTCATGTCCAAACGTGCATCAGAAATATCAAAATTAAAACCCTTTGTAAATATTGTCATCCCTGATGGTTTGTGTGGAAAAGAAGAAGAATTTCTAAGAGGAGTTGTTTATGAAAGTGAAAGTACCACTCCAATAATTGGAGGATCTACCGGAGATAATTTAAAGTTTGAAAAAACATTTCAAATTTGTAATGGTTTATATTCCAATGCAGGAGTTGTCACTGTACTTGGAACTGTATTAAAAATTGGATGTGGTTATGGACATCCCTATACACCTACTAATAAAACTGCAGTGGTCACAAAGTCTGAAGGTAGAGTACTTTATGAATTAAACCACAAACCTGCTGATGAGGTCATAAAGGAATTTCTAAATGTTGATGAGCTCACTTATGAAATGTTTTCAACGAAAACATTTGGTGTCAAATCTTCGGATGTTTTTGGAGAATATACAATAAAAGCTCCAGCAAAAATCAACGACGATGGGAGTATTATGTTTTACTCTGAAGTAAAAGAAGGTAGTTTATTAACATTGATGGAAACTAATAAAGAAAATGCTATAAATTCTTTCAAAAACACATTAAAAGCTGCAATTCATGATGCTGGTAATCCAGAAAACATTGGATGTATTATTATTTTCAATTGTGTTCTAAAATATTTACTCAACAAAAAATTGGGAATAAATGACCTTGAAATTATTAGAGAAATGTTAGGAGATGTTCCAGTTATTGGATTCAACACTTATGGAGAACAAGGTGCAACATTAGGTGGCTCAATTGGCCATTACAATCAAACCTCAACATTAATGGTAATTGGAGATGAAGTAATTACTCAATAACATAAATGTTTTCTCCATTTTTTAACAAATTCTTCTTTTTTTGAATTCTAAAGTTAAATTATTAATAATAGAAAAATTAAGTTTTTTAATGCAAAAGAGCAAAAAATAATTATCTTTACTATAATTTTTCCCATAATACTAGGAGGTCGCTAAATGAGAAATATCCGTGTTGAAAGTGTTAAACAATTGCCCATTGAAAATCAAGACATTGAAATTGTGGAAAGAAAAGGAATAGGTCATCCGGATAGTATAAGTGATGGTATTGCAGAATCTGTAAGCCGTGCATTATGTAAAGCATATTTAGAACGATTTGGTGCAATTATGCATCACAACACAGATGAAGTACAAGTCATTGCTGGAGAATCTTCTCCAAAGTTTGGTGGCGGCGAAGTAATAAAGCCCATACATATTTTATTAGCAGGGAGGGGAGTAGCTGAAGTTAAAGGAGAAAAAATTGGGCTAAATAGAATTTCAATTGCAGCAGCAAAAGAATATCTTAAAGAAAATATAAGAAATCTTGATGTTGAGACATCTGTAGTAATCGAATGTAAAATAGGTCACGGATCAGCAGAATTACAAGAAGTATTTGAAAGAAAAAAAGATAAAATACCTTTAGCAAATGATACTTCATTTGGTGTAGGTTTTGCACCATTATCAGAAACAGAAAAAATAGTATTAGAAAGTGAAAAATTGCTTAACTCAGATAAATTTAAAAAGAAATATCCGATGATTGGAGAAGATATTAAAGTTATGGGATTAAGAGAGAAAGATAAAATTACATTGACACTTGCATGTGCGATGGTAGATAAATATATAGATGATCTTGACACTTATAAAGAAGCTAAAGCTGTAATAAAAGAAACTTTACGTAAATTAGTTTCTAAACATACAGAAAGAGACGTAGACATCTATGTAAATACTGCTGATCGTTATGATGAAAAAGAACCTTCTATATATTTAACAGTGACTGGTACTTCAGCTGAAATGGGAGATGATGGATCTACTGGTCGTGGTAACAGAGCAAATGGATTAATAACGCCAAACAGACCAATGTCTCTAGAGGCATGTTCTGGTAAAAACCCTGTAAATCATGTTGGTAAAATTTACAATTTATTATCAAATGAAATTGCTGAAAAAATTGTAAATGAGGTTGATTCCGTATTAGAAGCACAAATATTACTACTAAGTCAAATTGGTAAACCAATAGATAATCCAAAGGTTGCAGATTGTCGTGTTATCTTAGAAGAAGGATGTAAACTATCAGAAGTGAAAAGTGATATTGAAGCTATTATTGATGATTCACTTGAAAACATACAAAAAATTACAGAGAAATTAATAGAGGGCAAAATAACTACATTTTAATTTACTCTAAAAACTCTGTTAAGGATGAAACCCGAAAGTTTTTTATATTTGTCAATTAAAACTACTAACAAAAAGCATGGTAAATAGAACTTTATCTAAATTTTGAATTACCAACAATTAATTTTCTTTTCATTATTAATTTTTGGAAATTCTTACTAAGGAGGTCTACAATGGCAATAAAAGAAGCAGAAAAATTTTACAAACCTCATGAAATTGAAAAGAAGATTCAGGGATTCTGGGAAGAAAATGATATTTATGAAAAAGTAAAAGAAAATAGAAAAAATGGACCAATTTATTCTTTTTTGGATGGGCCTCCATATTGTAGTGGTCGTATTCATCTAGGAACAGCATGGAATAAAATTATAAAAGATACATATCTCAGATTTAAAAGCATGCAAGGGTTTAATGTAAATAGGAAGCCTGGATGGGACGCTCATGGTCTTCCAATCGAACATAAAGTTGAAAAAAAGTTAGGAGTAAAAACAAAGAAAGAAATTGAAGAAGAAATAGGAATAGCTAATTTTGTGAGTGAATGTAAAAAATTTGCCATAGAAAATAAAAATGCAATGACTAAACAATTTAAAAAATTAGGAGTTTGGATGGACTGGGACGATCCCTATATAACTTTTGATCCAAATTACATAGAATCCTGTTGGTGGACAATAAAAAAAGCTCATGAAAAGGATTTATTAAAAAAAGATTTACGTGTTATAAGTTGGTGTCCTAGATGTGAAACTGCTATTGCTTCAGCAGAAATTGAATATAAAGAAACAGAAGATCCATCCATCTATGTTAAATTTCCAATAGAAGAAAACAAATATATATTAGTGTGGACAACTACCCCTTGGACTTTACCTGCCAATCTTGCTGTGGCTGTACATCCTGATTTTGATTATGCATATGTAAAAAATGGTAAAGATATATATATTCTAGCAAAAGACTTAGTTGACAAAATATTTGAAAATTATGAAGTTTTAAAAACTGTAAAAGGAAAAGAATTAGAAGGAATGAAATATAAGCATCCTCTTGAAGAAGAAGTACCATACCAAAAAAATCATGAACATAAAATTGTTGTTAGTGAACATGTAACTCTTTCTGAAGGTACTGGTTGTGTACATATAGCTCCAGGTCATGGTCCAGAAGATTTTGAAATTGGTAAAAAATATAATTTAGAAATATTTTGCCCAGTAGATGAATCTGGAAAATTTAAAAAAGAAGCTGGTAAATACAAAGGAAAATTTGTTAAAGAAGCTGATAAAGATATAATTTCTGATCTTAAATCAAAGGATCTATTATTTAAAGAGGAAACAATAAGACACAGATATGGATTTTGCTGGAGATGTAAAACTCCAATAATATATAGAGCAACAAAACAATGGTTCTTAACAGTTACAAAAATTAAAGATAAAATGTTGGAAGAAATTGATAAAGTTGTGTGGATCCCAGAATGGGCTGGCATGAGTAGATTTAAAGATTGGGTAAAAAATGCAGAAGATTGGACAATATCAAGACAAAGATATTGGGGAACTCCATTACCTATTTGGATATGTGAAAAATGTAACAAAATTACAGTAGTAGGTTCAATACAGGAATTAAAAGAAAAAGCTATTGAAAAGAATTTTTCAGGAGATTTTGTACATAGACCTCTTATAGATAAAATATTTCTTAAATGTGAATGTGGAGGAAAGATGAAAAGAATACCTGATGTACTTGATGTCTGGATTGATTCTGGAGTAGCTGGATGGGCATCAATAAATTACCCAAAAGAAAAGAAACTTTTTGAGAAACTATTTCCATATGATTTCATAACTGAAGGTCATGATCAGACCAGAGGATGGTTCTATTCCCAACTTGGCTGTGGAGTTATAGCCCATGAAAAAATTCCATACAAAAAAGTTTTAATGCATGGATTTACACTTGATGAACAAGGAAGAAAGATGAGTAAATCCTTAGGCAATGTTGTTGAACCTGAAGAAGTTATTAGAAAATATGGTGCTGATGTGTTAAGATTTTATTTATTATGGGCAAACAAGCCATGGGAAGATTTAAGATTTGTATGGGAAGAAGTTAAAACCGTAAATAAGATGTTTAACATACTTTGGAACGTATATGTTTTTGCAACAACTTATATGTCACTGGATAACTTCAACCCACACAAATGTAAGGAATTTGAACTTAAGAAAGAAGATAAATGGATATTATCTAAAGTAAATTCAGTTGCAAAAAAAGTAAGTGAATATATGGAAAATCTGCTACTTCACAAGGCCTCAAGAATAATTTATGATTTCATTGTTGAAGATTTAAGTAGATGGTATGTAAAATTAATTAGAAGTCGTACTTGGATAGAAAAAGACGATCCTATTAAATTAGGAGCATATTATGCATTATATAATGTCTTAAAGCAATTAATTACAATAATGGCACCAATAACACCTCACATAACTGAAGAAATTTATCAAAATATTGTTAGGGGTGTTGATCCAGCAGCTCCTGAAAGTGTACATATGCTAGATTGGGAATATTCAGAGGAACTCATATCACAGAAATTAGAAGAAAAGATGGAGATTGTAAGAGATATAGTAGAAGCTAGTATAAGAGCACGTGATAAAGCACAATATAAATTAAGATGGCCAATGAAAAAATTGTATGTCATTTCTAACAATGAAAAAGTTAAAGAAGCTATCTCAGACCTTAAAGACATTCTCCTCGATCAATGTAACACAAAATCAATTACCTATGATACAAAATTCCCTAAAGCTAAAACAAAAATAGAAGTTAACTATAAGACTCTTGGTCCTAAATTGCGCCAAGACATGCCACTATTACTCAACAAACTTAAAGAAATTGATGCAAACGAATTAAAAGAAAGGATAGAAGAAGATGGCTTTTATGAAATAGAAATAAATGGTAGAACTGTCAAACTAGAAAAAGAAGATTTAATATTCAAGGAAGAACTGCCAGAAAATATATTTAGTTCTAAATTTAAATATGGCAGGGTGTACATAGATGTTGAACTTACTCCAGAAATAGAGGCAGAAGCAATGGCTAGAGAACTTATAAGAAGAATACAGAGTATGAGAAAAGACCTTGATTTACATGTGGAAGCTAGAATTGATGTAGCGGTTGAATGTAGCGATAGATTTAGAAAATTAGTACAGAAACACCTTGATTATATAAAAGAAGAAGTTAGAGCAAAGCAATTTAACTTCGGAACTGGTTCTGGTTATAAAAAATCATGGGAAATTGATGGAGAAGAAGTAATAATTTACATACAAAAATAGGTTGCTGATAAATTTGCTAACAAATTCTGAATTAAAATACATAAAAA
Coding sequences within:
- a CDS encoding amino acid/polyamine/organocation transporter, APC superfamily (COGs: COG0531 Amino acid transporter~InterPro IPR002293: IPR004841~KEGG: tte:TTE2623 amino acid transporters~PFAM: amino acid permease-associated region~SPTR: Q8R706 Amino acid transporters~PFAM: Amino acid permease~TIGRFAM: amino acid transporter; TC 2.A.3) — encoded protein: MDLKNLFRKKSSELIIKETEAKEHKLKKALSVYDLIALGIGAIIGSGIYVVTGIAAVKAGPAVILSFILAAIACAFAAVSYAELASMFPITGSTYNYAYVAMGEFFAWIIGWDLILEYVFCLPAVAVGWSGYFTNLLASVGINIPNYLANSFLQAPNGFINVPAIGILLFIAILNYIGVRRVASSNNLMVALKILVLLFFVFIAVWHVKPINWHPFMPFGWQGVLAGAAIAFYAFIGFDAVSTAAEETKNPGRDMPAGILGSLGISTLLYIAVSIVLTGIVSYTKLNNPAPIAEALKIIGMNWACGLISLGALVAITSVLIVMFYGATRIIFAISRDGLLPPIFSKVHKKYRTPSISIALIAIVTMLTAGFLPINIIVEFVNIGTMLAFVLTSLSVIVLRYTQPDLPRKFKAPGVPVVPILAIISMLLLMMSLSWETWVRLVVWFIIGLFVYFGYGRHRSILAKNNEQE
- a CDS encoding methionine adenosyltransferase (COGs: COG1812 S-adenosylmethionine synthetase~InterPro IPR002795~KEGG: mth:MTH1376 S-adenosylmethionine synthetase~PFAM: S-adenosylmethionine synthetase (MAT)~PRIAM: Methionine adenosyltransferase~SPTR: P26498 S-adenosylmethionine synthetase~PFAM: S-adenosylmethionine synthetase (AdoMet synthetase)); protein product: MRNIRVESVKQLPIENQDIEIVERKGIGHPDSISDGIAESVSRALCKAYLERFGAIMHHNTDEVQVIAGESSPKFGGGEVIKPIHILLAGRGVAEVKGEKIGLNRISIAAAKEYLKENIRNLDVETSVVIECKIGHGSAELQEVFERKKDKIPLANDTSFGVGFAPLSETEKIVLESEKLLNSDKFKKKYPMIGEDIKVMGLREKDKITLTLACAMVDKYIDDLDTYKEAKAVIKETLRKLVSKHTERDVDIYVNTADRYDEKEPSIYLTVTGTSAEMGDDGSTGRGNRANGLITPNRPMSLEACSGKNPVNHVGKIYNLLSNEIAEKIVNEVDSVLEAQILLLSQIGKPIDNPKVADCRVILEEGCKLSEVKSDIEAIIDDSLENIQKITEKLIEGKITTF
- a CDS encoding domain of unknown function DUF1745 (COGs: COG3287 conserved hypothetical protein~InterPro IPR013702: IPR019494~KEGG: min:Minf_1325 domain of unknown function, DUF1745~PFAM: domain of unknown function DUF1745; FIST C domain~SPTR: B3DVM6 Putative uncharacterized protein~PFAM: FIST C domain; FIST N domain) translates to MGNVLKVGVGQDKNPKKAVDMALNNVENPDLTLVFASSNLNMEKIYETIKDEVGDSCVVGGSTAGEFSSVVKEPKENTVAVMTIESPYLGVGVGIGEKISEDPFKCGRTAVRDAYSSFKGKGTLSSLMSVAFMSKRASEISKLKPFVNIVIPDGLCGKEEEFLRGVVYESESTTPIIGGSTGDNLKFEKTFQICNGLYSNAGVVTVLGTVLKIGCGYGHPYTPTNKTAVVTKSEGRVLYELNHKPADEVIKEFLNVDELTYEMFSTKTFGVKSSDVFGEYTIKAPAKINDDGSIMFYSEVKEGSLLTLMETNKENAINSFKNTLKAAIHDAGNPENIGCIIIFNCVLKYLLNKKLGINDLEIIREMLGDVPVIGFNTYGEQGATLGGSIGHYNQTSTLMVIGDEVITQ